The nucleotide sequence GGTGAGCCACAACCCGCAGTTGATAATCAAATCGAAGGTGATGCCGGGCCGGTGAATGGGATGTAATAAACTGATGCTGTGCTGATAGGGCATGTTTCTGAGCGTGATCAGTCGTGGGATGATACTCAATGATTGAAATTCAAGGTTTCGCTGTGTATGGTTCGATGCAATCGCGGGGGCGTTGTCTATGAATTTCCGTGGCGCGGCGCGGTGTTTTTTCGGAAGGAAGTAACTCTGTGCCAACTTTAGATTGGATCGGTAGGCGAGCAGTTGAAAATCACCACCATCAGGTGCCGTTTCATCTCTTGAAGGATGTTCCGGAACTCTCGGTGGGTGACCCCGGCACCGGCAACCTCATTGTCGAGGGAGATAATTTGATCGCGCTCAAGGCGCTTCTTCCCTATTACGCCGGTCAGGTGAAGTGCATCTACATTGATCCTCCCTACAACACCGGCAATGAGGGATGGGTGTACAACGACAACGTCAACAGCCCCCTGATTCGCGACTGGCTCGGCAAGACGGTCGGCAAAGAAGCAGAAGATCTATCGCGTCATGATAAGTGGCTCTGCATGATGTATCCGCGGTTGGCCTTGCTTAAGGAATTTCTGGCCCCTGACGGGGTTCTGTTTGTTTCAATTGATGATATTGAACTCCCATATCTGCGGATCCTGTTAGACGAATTATTCCCGCATGCACAGTCAAAAAACCGCCTTGCTTGTTTTGTCTGGGAAACAGATGGGAACTTCGACAATCAGGCCAAAATTAAAAATTGTCACGAATACATATTGGCATACTGCAGAAGGTTTGAAGAATTTCCTCCGCCCCCGGTTATTACCCCTACCATTGGAAAGAAGAGCAAGTTGTTCCGAGGTGAAATACGGAATACAATTGTTAAAAATGGCCCTAAGAACCCCGTATCCAACATAGAGATTCCGGTCGGATTTCCTGCAGCATTTGAGTCTGGAGTAATAGATCAAAAGAAGTCTCTTTGGCCTAAATGGAATGGAACCGTTTTTGTTCGGAATTTCCGGGTTGTTTCAACGGTTACTTCAAGTAGTGGCTGGAGTTGCAAGGACCTCTGTGAAGAGTTTATTGCGCATGGTTGCGCATCCATCATTGATTCAAAGGGGCAAAGCACGCGGTTTGAGATAACTCGGACTGGTGCGATCGAGGTCGTCAAGGAGCGTTCTAAAAATCAAAGTCATGTAGTATCAATTATCCGTGAAGTGGGATCTGTTCAGAGCACCGGAGAAAACCTGAAGTCGCTGGATATTCAGTTTCCGTTCCCGAAACCTGTCGGACTAGTGGGATTCTTGTCGTCCATGATTGCGGATAAGAATGCAATAGTTCTGGATACATTTGCTGGGTCCGGAACTACTGGTGAAGCAGTTCTCCAACTAAATAAGGAAGACGGAGGTAATCGCCGTTTTATCCTCGTGGAAATGGAGCCGAAGATCGCCCGTGAAATAACATTCAGTAGACTGAAGCGTATATCTCAGGGGTACTCAAATACAAAAGGCGAGATTATTGAACCGTTAGGAGGGGGCTTCCGTTATTGCCAACTCAGCGATCCCTTATTTGACGAACATGGGCAGATTCGGCAGTCAGTTAAATTTTCTGACTTAGCCCGGCATGTCTATTTCACGGAAACTGGCGAGCCCTTGCCGCGTGAACGGGTCACGAAATCCCCGTTGGTTGGTGTTTGCCGGGGTATGGCCATTTATCTCTTGTTCAATGGTATTTTGGGCGATGATTCCACAAATGGCGGCAACGTGTTGACCCGTGCGATATTGGCGCGGTTGCCGGCATTTGATGGCCTGAAGGTGATCTATGGTGCTGGTTGTCAATTGAGCATTGATCGTTTGCGGGCTGAGCGCATTACCTTTCGTCAAACGCCTTACGAGGTGAAAGTCACATGAAAGTTGCCAAACAAGGGACTAAGGCCTTCGCGGCAGATTACGCGGTGGTGCTGAAGGATATCAAGACCCGTATCCGTACCGCCCAGGTCAGGGCCGCTCTTTCTGCGAATCTCGAAATGATCCGCCTTTACTGGGATATTGGCAGGATTATTGCGGAACGGCAAAAACAGGCGGGGTGGGGCGCCGCTGTCATTCCACGCCTGTCGCGTGATATCAGAAACGAGATAACGGAAGTGAAAGGGTTTTCGGAGCGAAATATTGATCGGATGATTGCCTTCTACCGAGAATACCCCGAGCTTGAAAATGCAATTTCGCCAACGGCGTTGGCGAAATTAGCGCCGATCCCAATTTCGCCAACGGCGTTGGCGAAATTGGAAACCACGGTGATTTTGCACCGACTTGTTCCGAAATTGCCTTGGGTTCACAATGTCTTGCTTATGCAAAAGGTCAAAGACCTGTCAACGCGCTACTGGTATATGCAAGCGACGCTTCAACATGGATGGAGCCATGATGTTCTCGCCTTAATGATCGACGGTCGAACCCATGAACGGCAGGGGAAGGCTATTACAAACTTCGCTGACCGGCTGCCGCCCTTACAGTCCGATCTCGCCCAGCAGGTGGTCAAGGATCCTTTCATTTTCGATTTTATGACATTGGAAGAGCCGTTTCATGAGCGTGAACTTGAAACCAGTCTCGTGCGGCACCTCGAAAAGTTTCTCGTCGAACTGGGGCAGGGGTTCGCCTTTGTTGGTCGTCAAGTTCATCTCGATGTAGGTGAGCAGGATTTCTACATTGATCTGCTTTTCTATCATCTACGCTTGCGTTGTTTCGTGGTCATTGAACTCAAGAAGGGCGCTTTCAAGCCGGAATATGCCGGCAAGCTCAACTTCTATCTTAATGTCGTGGATGAAAAGTTGCGGCATGCCAGCGATAGCCCGAGTATCGGGCTCATTCTTTGTCAGGACGAAAACCGGCTGGTGGCCGAGTATGCGCTAAAGGGAGTGGCGAAAGCGATTGGTGTTTCCCAGTACCAACTTACCCGCGCTTTGCCGAAGGAGTTTCGGTCGAGTCTTCCCAGCGTTGCGGATATCGAATCGGAGTTGTCCGCGACAACACAACGGAAACCGGTGAAAACGACCCGGACCCGGAGGCGGTCATGATACAACTCAAGGAATATCAACACCGTGTTCTCACGTCCGTGCGGGATTTTCTGGCCGAATGTGCGCGTACCCGTGAGCCTGCATCGGCTTTTGGGCGTGTCACTAAGGCTGTGTATGGCAGCCCTTTGCCTTATAACCAGATAGCTGATCCGCGGTTTGAACGGATGCCCTATGTCTGTGTCCGGGTGCCCACCGGTGGTGGCAAGACGCTTCTGGCCTGTCATACGGTCGGCATTGCGCTCAATCGGTATCTACCCGCCCCACACGCCCTTGTGCTGTGGCTGGTGCCCAGCAATACGATCCTGAATCAGACGGCGGACGCCTTGCGTGATCCGCGTCATCCCTATCGTCGTGCCCTTGAGTTGGAGTGTGGCGGGCCGGTTGAGGTGATGACGATTGATGAGGCCTTGCGCATGACGCGGGCTACGGTGGAGGGAGCCACGGTGGTGATCGTTTCCACCATCCAGTGTTTCAGGACTAGTGATCCCGAAGGCCGGAAGGTGTACGATGGCGATAATTCCCACATGGCCAGTCACATGGCCGCGGTGCCGGCGGATCGTTATCCGGAACTCGACATGGGGCCGGATGGCAGGCCGAAATCTTCCTTGATTAATGTCCTGCGCTACCGACGCCCCATTGTCATCGTGGACGAGGCTCATAATGCGCGGACAGATCTGTCGTTTGCGATGTTGGCGAATGTTCTGCCGGCCTGCATCATTGAATTCACCGCCACACCGGATACGAGGAAGAATCCCTCTAATGTTCTGCACCGGGTATCGGCGGCGGAACTCAAGGCGGAGAACATGGTCAAATTGCCGTTGCGTGTGATCACGCGGCATCCGGGGCAGAAAGACCAACTTCTCGCTGAGGCCATTGCGCTCCGGGCGGATCTCGAACGGCTGGCGGGGCAGGAGGCGCAGTCAACCGGCGAGTATGTGCGGCCCATCCTGTTGATCCAAGCCGACCGGGTGGATGCGTGTCCGCCTTTGCGCGAGCGGCTGGTTGGGGAGTTCGGGTTGGTCCATGAGGAAATCAAGATTTCGACTGGTAAATTGGACGAACTTAAAGGGATCAATAACATCTCCGATCCCGCCTGCGCGGTTCGTTTCATCATTACCGTGGAGAAACTTCGGGAGGGCTGGGATTGTCCTTTTGCCTACGTCTTGTGCAGTCTCCGTGAGACCAGGTCCGCTACAGCCATCGAACAGATTGTCGGGCGCATTCTCCGGTTACCGCACGCCATACCCAAACAAAACGCTGATCTCAACTGTGCCTTTATGCTGGCGTTAGCCGAGGGCAATCATCTTGAGGAGGTGTTAGCTGAACTTCGGGATGCTTTGGTTAGCAATGGATTCACGCCGCCTGAGGCAGAGGCCATCATAATTCCAGTTACTCATGCGCAGATGCCGCTGGGCACTCAACCCAAGACGGTTATGCTGCCGCCTGAAGCACTGGACGGAACCGCGTTTCGTTCCCAATCGGCAGTGTTGGCGGGCAAAGTGCGGATGGATGAGGCCAAAGGGGAAATTACGGTTTTCGTCCCGCTCACCAAGGCGGATGAAGAAAGCCTGCTCTCTTGTGTCAAAACCACTGAGGCGCGAGAGCAAGTGGCTGAAGCGGTGGAGCGGGTTCGGCAGATCGAACGAGTCTTCGGAACAGGTGAGACTCGGGTAGCGACGCCCTATGAACAGCAAATGGACTTCATAGTACCCCTGCTGTGCGTGATCGAAGAGGGGCGCCTCTTTGAATTCGAGAAAACCCATCTGATTGAATACCCCTGGAAACTGAGCGCGAAAAACGCTGAACTTGCGGGGACTTATGATCCCCGGAACCGGCCAGGCATCCGAACCGGGAACATTGATATCTTAAAAGAAACCGGTAAGGTCTCGACAGAGGTATCGCGTGATGGGCAGGTTGAAGATTTCATT is from bacterium and encodes:
- a CDS encoding site-specific DNA-methyltransferase, which encodes MPTLDWIGRRAVENHHHQVPFHLLKDVPELSVGDPGTGNLIVEGDNLIALKALLPYYAGQVKCIYIDPPYNTGNEGWVYNDNVNSPLIRDWLGKTVGKEAEDLSRHDKWLCMMYPRLALLKEFLAPDGVLFVSIDDIELPYLRILLDELFPHAQSKNRLACFVWETDGNFDNQAKIKNCHEYILAYCRRFEEFPPPPVITPTIGKKSKLFRGEIRNTIVKNGPKNPVSNIEIPVGFPAAFESGVIDQKKSLWPKWNGTVFVRNFRVVSTVTSSSGWSCKDLCEEFIAHGCASIIDSKGQSTRFEITRTGAIEVVKERSKNQSHVVSIIREVGSVQSTGENLKSLDIQFPFPKPVGLVGFLSSMIADKNAIVLDTFAGSGTTGEAVLQLNKEDGGNRRFILVEMEPKIAREITFSRLKRISQGYSNTKGEIIEPLGGGFRYCQLSDPLFDEHGQIRQSVKFSDLARHVYFTETGEPLPRERVTKSPLVGVCRGMAIYLLFNGILGDDSTNGGNVLTRAILARLPAFDGLKVIYGAGCQLSIDRLRAERITFRQTPYEVKVT
- a CDS encoding PDDEXK nuclease domain-containing protein, translated to MKVAKQGTKAFAADYAVVLKDIKTRIRTAQVRAALSANLEMIRLYWDIGRIIAERQKQAGWGAAVIPRLSRDIRNEITEVKGFSERNIDRMIAFYREYPELENAISPTALAKLAPIPISPTALAKLETTVILHRLVPKLPWVHNVLLMQKVKDLSTRYWYMQATLQHGWSHDVLALMIDGRTHERQGKAITNFADRLPPLQSDLAQQVVKDPFIFDFMTLEEPFHERELETSLVRHLEKFLVELGQGFAFVGRQVHLDVGEQDFYIDLLFYHLRLRCFVVIELKKGAFKPEYAGKLNFYLNVVDEKLRHASDSPSIGLILCQDENRLVAEYALKGVAKAIGVSQYQLTRALPKEFRSSLPSVADIESELSATTQRKPVKTTRTRRRS
- a CDS encoding DEAD/DEAH box helicase family protein — protein: MIQLKEYQHRVLTSVRDFLAECARTREPASAFGRVTKAVYGSPLPYNQIADPRFERMPYVCVRVPTGGGKTLLACHTVGIALNRYLPAPHALVLWLVPSNTILNQTADALRDPRHPYRRALELECGGPVEVMTIDEALRMTRATVEGATVVIVSTIQCFRTSDPEGRKVYDGDNSHMASHMAAVPADRYPELDMGPDGRPKSSLINVLRYRRPIVIVDEAHNARTDLSFAMLANVLPACIIEFTATPDTRKNPSNVLHRVSAAELKAENMVKLPLRVITRHPGQKDQLLAEAIALRADLERLAGQEAQSTGEYVRPILLIQADRVDACPPLRERLVGEFGLVHEEIKISTGKLDELKGINNISDPACAVRFIITVEKLREGWDCPFAYVLCSLRETRSATAIEQIVGRILRLPHAIPKQNADLNCAFMLALAEGNHLEEVLAELRDALVSNGFTPPEAEAIIIPVTHAQMPLGTQPKTVMLPPEALDGTAFRSQSAVLAGKVRMDEAKGEITVFVPLTKADEESLLSCVKTTEAREQVAEAVERVRQIERVFGTGETRVATPYEQQMDFIVPLLCVIEEGRLFEFEKTHLIEYPWKLSAKNAELAGTYDPRNRPGIRTGNIDILKETGKVSTEVSRDGQVEDFIGRLHQQVMGFSRDEDWTLDELIQWLDSKIEHTDIPPGESAEFLRKCLRGLMARYGLTDITVLTLDRFRLRDEVENLIESHRGDEHGVAFQKWLLPESALTVSVERGLDLSKTLYEPSWVYEGSFVFKKHYYGSKPGELRECKADGNLTEEFQCAQFLDGLEEVAYWVRNLSRKPSSFRLQTSTDYFYPDFVCRLKDGRILVVEFKGGGADKGWYALPESEEKRLVGAIWAKRSNSRCLFIMPKGKDFEAIRALVALS